A single genomic interval of Daucus carota subsp. sativus chromosome 1, DH1 v3.0, whole genome shotgun sequence harbors:
- the LOC108224549 gene encoding uncharacterized protein LOC108224549, whose protein sequence is MEPSRIAVPSSSHLIEPEEDKAYEGLGITTVKLLHTRELCGNVTTSARGKCNFRDEYTNILASKPVIWKYSVRENISRALEQVEVIAHMPNGEFRTDLLISGDINGTLRYHVIDKDTTQIFPSGVRSTPEYAWPLDIENKDEVAKSPGHLWTLGCSNSFGRGNPIGCLKKMGKPGQQKILYPLYTLTPGNRITAVGSVYVLRLNDPLMLDGRFSNTSPNLLRIADINFRILDADCNSDGSRALFGTNKGVTIMDLETGVASREKIALCGLENGAIVSVDTRQPHKHAWFTPTLNLQSLIMHSKRGRFELHGNIYESRTLSLSPPRFTSSISCLTSLKLYKQYFLASSEDGTEVENVKLKVLVRFSPSSG, encoded by the exons ATGGAGCCCTCAAGAATTGCAGTACCTTCCTCCTCTCATTTAATTGAGCCTGAAGAG GATAAAGCATATGAAGGATTAGGAATAACAACAGTAAAATTGCTTCACACAAGGGAGTTATGTGGTAATGTGACCACTTCTGCTAGAGGAAAATGCAACTTTAGGGACGAATACACAAACATACTGGCGTCAAAACCTGTG ATTTGGAAGTATAGTGTGAGAGAGAATATATCTCGGGCCTTGGAGCAAGTAGAGGTTATTGCTCATATGCCAAATGGTGAATTTAGAACGGACCTTCTAATATCAGGTGATATTAATGGTACCCTGAG ATACCATGTAATTGATAAAGATACAACACAAATATTTCCTTCCGGAGTGAGAAGCACACCAGAGTATGCATGGCCTCTCGATATTGAAAACAAGGATGAAGTTGCAAAATCACCTGGACATCTGTGGACGCTTGGTTGTTCGAATTCATTTGGTCGTGGCAATCCCATAGGCTGCTTGAAGAAGATGGGAAAGCCTGGCCAACAGAAGATTTTGTATCCTTTATAT ACCTTAACACCAGGAAACAGGATAACTGCTGTTGGATCTGTTTATGTGCTGAGGCTTAATGATCCATTAATGCTTGATGGAAGATTTTCGAATACTTCGCCTAATTTGCTTAGGATTGCAGatattaattttagaatattgGATGCAGATTGCAATTCTGATGGTAGTCGAGCATTATTTG GTACCAACAAAGGAGTTACAATCATGGACCTTGAAACTGGAGTAGCTTCAAGG GAGAAAATTGCATTATGCGGACTGGAAAATGGAGCGATTGTGTCTGTTGATACTCGACAGCCACACAAGCATGCTTGGTTTACTCCAACACTTAATCTACAAAGTTTGATCATGCATTCCAAGAGAGGCCGGTTTGAG CTTCATGGGAATATATATGAATCTCGTACACTATCACTCTCACCCCCTCGGTTTACTTCCTCTATTTCTTG TTTGACATCACTTAAGCTCTATAAGCAGTATTTTCTTGCCAGCTCTGAGGATGGGACG GAAGTTGAAAATGTCAAACTAAAAGTGCTCGTTAGGTTTAGCCCTTCTAGTGGCTAG
- the LOC108207044 gene encoding eukaryotic translation initiation factor 3 subunit H isoform X1 translates to MAQPAVRSFLQVAVTEEVASPLRVVQIEGLAMLKIIKHCKEFSPSLVTGQLLGLDVGSVLEVTNCFPFPIREEDEEIEAEGANYQLEMMRCLREVNVDNNTVGWYQSTLLGSYQTVELIETFMNYQENIKRCVCIIYDPSKSNQGVLALKALKLSDSFMDLYRNNNLTGEKLREKNLSWVDIFEEIPIKVSNSALISAFMTELEADTPVTQCDYDRLQLSTNPFMERNVEFLIECMDDLSMEQQKFQYYYRNLSRQQAQQQSWLQKRRSENMARKAAGEDPLPEEDPSNPIFKPIPEPPRLDSFLITNQISNYCNQINGVAGQSFSKLYLMKALHEN, encoded by the exons ATGGCGCAGC CAGCTGTTCGGTCGTTTCTGCAAGTGGCGGTTACGGAGGAAGTGGCGTCTCCGCTTCGTGTCGTGCAAATTGAAGGATTG GCTATGCTAAAGATTATCAAGCACTGCAAGGAGTTTTCACCTTCCCTTGTGACAGGTCAACTCCTTGGGTTAGACGTTGGCAGTGTGCTTGAAGTAACTAACTGTTTTCCCTTCCCC ATCCGGGAGGAAGATGAGGAGATTGAAGCAGAAGGTGCTAACTATCAACTTGAGATGATGAGATGTTTGAGGGAGGTTAATGTTGACAATAACACTGTCGGATG GTACCAGTCAACATTACTAGGATCCTATCAGACTGTGGAGCTAATAGAGACTTTCATGAATTACCAG GAGAATATCAAGCGTTGTGTGTGCATCATTTACGATCCCTCCAAGTCCAACCAAGGTGTCTTAGCACTGAAGGCCCTAAAGCTTTCTGATTCCTTCATGGATCTTTACCGCAACAATAACCTTACTGGAGAGAA GTTgcgggagaaaaatctgtcaTGGGTGGATATTTTTGAGGAGATTCCG ATTAAGGTCTCCAATTCTGCTCTAATTAGTGCCTTCATGACTGAACTTGAGGCCGACACACCTGTCACCCAG TGTGATTATGACAGGCTGCAGTTATCGACTAATCCATTTATGGAGAGAAATGTCGAATTCTTGATTGAATGCATGGATGATTTGTCAATGGAACAGCAGAAG TTCCAGTATTACTACAGAAATTTATCACGTCAGCAGGCACAGCAGCAATCATGGCTGCAGAAGAGAAG GTCTGAGAACATGGCGCGAAAAGCTGCAGGAGAAGATCCATTGCCTGAGGAGGATCCTTCAAATCCAATATTTAAGCCGATTCCAGAGCCACCTCGGCTGGATAGTTTCCTCATAACAAATCAAATTTCCAACTACTGCAACCAAATTAATGG TGTTGCTGGACAAAGTTTTAGCAAGCTTTATTTGATGAAAGCTTTGCATGAGAATTAG
- the LOC108224542 gene encoding protein AGENET DOMAIN (AGD)-CONTAINING P1-like, with translation MSFQRGDKVEVASKEDGYLGSYFEATVVAELAQTDYIVQYKNLVKNDFSGPLLETVPREELRPVPYSIPRKGFRVGDMVDAYANEGWWVGMICGKTQDKYVVFFELYPEFKYVYPASKLRIHQDWVNGSWESSNQNNAV, from the coding sequence ATGTCGTTTCAGAGGGGCGATAAAGTTGAGGTAGCGAGCAAGGAAGATGGCTACCTGGGCTCATACTTTGAGGCAACAGTGGTTGCAGAGCTTGCACAAACAGACTACATTGTTCAGTACAAAAATCTGGTCAAGAATGATTTTTCCGGGCCATTGCTAGAGACTGTCCCCAGAGAGGAGCTCCGTCCCGTGCCTTACTCAATTCCGCGAAAAGGGTTTCGAGTGGGAGACATGGTTGATGCTTATGCTAATGAAGGGTGGTGGGTCGGCATGATTTGTGGGAAAACTCAAGACAAGTATGTGGTTTTCTTTGAGTTGTATCCGGAGTTTAAGTATGTTTATCCTGCAAGCAAGCTGAGGATTCACCAAGATTGGGTTAACGGAAGCTGGGAGTC
- the LOC108214383 gene encoding pentatricopeptide repeat-containing protein At5g56310, with amino-acid sequence MNARSLCLAIKNASSPEKALHLYTQLQRWAYNFDSFSVVYTLKACTKLKNPTLIRHLHTHLFKWGFGSDVYVATALLNAYVYSSFSDACHLFDEMPERNTVTWNTMITGYSRVGDVEKARDVFETMQVRDLASWSAMIAGYMSCGRWSRGLMLFRKMVAKGRLMPDQYMLCSSIMACGHMGSIGLLLGKSLNGFAVKNGWILSVELGTVLVDMYAKCGRWKDAYVIFEMMRDRNVISWTALICGAAQHGYGDKALSIFNEMIRTEVKPDELTFTGILSACAQAGLVEEGWNYFRMISECGLKPRIQHYGCMVDLLGKAGKVGEAFEIIETMPFEPNVLVWSSFLSSCKLHKQFEMAERVVDRILQSVHPDNHEGVYTLICNLYDLNGKWNEAEKVRKLMVDHNVKKPRGSSFISSGRLEGAKNQDDPV; translated from the coding sequence ATGAATGCAAGAAGCTTGTGCTTGGCTATAAAAAATGCTTCTTCACCTGAAAAGGCTTTACATCTTTACACTCAATTGCAACGTTGGGCATATAATTTCGATAGTTTCTCTGTTGTTTACACTCTTAAAGCCTGTACTAAATTAAAAAACCCAACTCTCATACGCCACCTTCATACTCATCTTTTCAAGTGGGGTTTTGGTTCTGATGTTTATGTAGCAACTGCATTGTTAAACGCCTATGTTTATTCCTCATTTTCTGATGCATGCCacctgtttgatgaaatgcctgAGAGAAATACTGTCACTTGGAATACGATGATTACTGGGTATTCAAGAGTAGGTGATGTTGAGAAAGCCCGGGATGTTTTTGAGACAATGCAGGTGAGGGATCTTGCTTCTTGGAGTGCTATGATTGCGGGGTACATGAGTTGTGGGCGGTGGAGTAGAGGGTTGATGCTTTTTCGAAAAATGGTGGCGAAAGGGAGGCTGATGCCTGATCAGTATATGTTGTGTTCGAGTATAATGGCGTGTGGCCATATGGGTTCGATTGGGTTGCTTTTGGGAAAATCGCTTAATGGTTTTGCTGTGAAGAATGGGTGGATACTTAGTGTGGAACTTGGCACGGTGCTGGTTGATATGTATGCGAAGTGTGGACGCTGGAAGGATgcttatgtgatttttgagaTGATGCGGGATAGAAATGTTATTTCTTGGACAGCATTGATCTGTGGGGCTGCGCAACATGGGTATGGGGATAAAGCGTTATCTATATTTAATGAGATGATAAGAACAGAGGTGAAACCGGATGAGCTGACTTTTACTGGGATTCTTAGCGCTTGTGCACAAGCAGGATTGGTAGAAGAAGGCTGGAATTACTTTAGGATGATTTCGGAATGTGGTTTGAAGCCAAGAATTCAGCATTATGGTTGCATGGTTGATTTGTTAGGAAAAGCAGGGAAAGTAGGAGAAGCTTTTGAAATCATTGAAACAATGCCATTTGAACCGAATGTGTTGGTTTGGAGTTCTTTCCTGTCATCTTGTAAACTTCATAAGCAGTTTGAGATGGCAGAGAGAGTGGTTGATCGTATTCTTCAGAGTGTTCATCCAGATAATCATGAAGGGGTGTATACACTTATCTGTAATCTGTATGACCTGAATGGAAAGTGGAACGAAGCTGAAAAGGTGAGAAAGCTTATGGTGGATCATAATGTGAAGAAGCCAAGAGGATCTAGCTTCATTAGTAGTGGAAGACTGGAAGGAGCCAAGAATCAAGATGATCCAGTTTAA
- the LOC108197713 gene encoding uncharacterized protein LOC108197713: MSTHLPLVILIIVFVCNMDSIVIKLAKYLLAKAYKGLGVAAVKMVQTRELCGNITTSVKGKYNFKEEYINRVVSEPAIWRYSMTENIFSWTFEQADIVVNMPYGDIRTDLLISGDFHGSLSFHIHEETTQTPVSLRTLEGASFILPLPIGCIKKLGNTGQHKFLITSGGSVYVLSLSDPLVLHSPNPVGINLGEIASCTSYIWTADCNFNGSRALIGTNGGVALVHIETGSVSWACHFKSDVNSVQLDNSENIGLCGLVDGTILSVDIRQRPESNALLLPAHSILLDYGNSQLDSKKRWFKLHGNIYSNGTISTSSSITCLTSLKQHNEYYFLASSLDGCIKLYDHRMVNRGAVLSYEGNARLHTRIQHVVDPSEKFIMTGGIDKKVRLWSIKSGELLFEKLFMDFTPSQFCWGKSKDNCTRMANIYNQHSYFGEAWVGSPNGLYSLTW, from the exons ATGTCTACTCACCTCCCACTTGTGATTTTGATCATCGTGTTCGTGTGTAACATGGATTCTATCGTGATTAAACTCGCTAAATATTTATTG GCAAAAGCATATAAAGGATTAGGAGTAGCAGCCGTTAAAATGGTTCAGACAAGAGAGCTATGTGGTAATATCACCACTTCTGTGAAAGGGAAATACAACTTTAAGGAGGAATACATAAACAGAGTAGTGTCAGAACCTGCG ATTTGGAGGTATAGTATGACAGAGAATATTTTTTCATGGACCTTCGAGCAAGCTGATATTGTTGTTAATATGCCATATGGGGATATTAGAACTGACCTTCTAATATCGGGTGATTTCCATGGTTCTCTCAG TTTTCATATCCATGAAGAGACGACACAGACGCCTGTATCTCTGCGGACACTTGAGGGAGCTTCATTTATTTTACCATTACCTATAGGATGCATAAAGAAGCTCGGAAATACTGGCCAACACAAGTTCTT GATAACTTCCGGTGGATCTGTTTATGTGCTTAGCCTCAGCGACCCGTTAGTGCTCCATTCACCAAATCCAGTTGGAATTAATTTGGGAGAGATAGCCTCATGTACGAGTTATATCTGGACTGCAGATTGTAACTTTAATGGAAGTCGAGCATTAATTG GCACCAACGGCGGAGTGGCATTAGTGCATATTGAAACTGGATCAGTGTCATGGGCTTGTCATTTCAAGAGCGATGTTAATTCAGTACAACTGGATAACTCG gaGAATATTGGATTATGCGGACTGGTAGACGGAACAATTTTGTCTGTTGATATTCGGCAGAGGCCAGAAAGCAATGCTCTGCTGCTGCCTGCACACAGTATTCTCTTGGATTATGGCAATAGTCAATTAGATAGTAAGAAACGATGGTTTAAG CTTCATGggaatatatattcaaatggCACAATATCAACATCTTCGTCTATTACATG CTTGACATCACTTAAGCAGCATAACGAGTACTATTTTTTGGCGAGCTCATTGGATGGATGT ATCAAGCTTTATGACCATAGAATGGTTAATAGAGGGGCTGTACTCTCATATGAAGGGAATGCAAGATTACATACTAGAATTCAGCATGTAGTGGACCCATCAGAGAAATTTATCATGACAG gTGGAATAGACAAGAAGGTGCGGCTCTGGAGCATCAAGTCCGGAGAACTACTATTTGAGAAGTTGTTTATGGATTTTACACCCTCACAATTCTGCTGGGGAAAATCCAAAG ACAATTGCACAAGGATGGCCAACATATATAATCAGCATTCTTACTTTGGAGAAGCATGGGTTGGTTCACCCAATGGTCTATACAGTTTGACATGGTGA
- the LOC108207044 gene encoding eukaryotic translation initiation factor 3 subunit H isoform X2: MAQPVRSFLQVAVTEEVASPLRVVQIEGLAMLKIIKHCKEFSPSLVTGQLLGLDVGSVLEVTNCFPFPIREEDEEIEAEGANYQLEMMRCLREVNVDNNTVGWYQSTLLGSYQTVELIETFMNYQENIKRCVCIIYDPSKSNQGVLALKALKLSDSFMDLYRNNNLTGEKLREKNLSWVDIFEEIPIKVSNSALISAFMTELEADTPVTQCDYDRLQLSTNPFMERNVEFLIECMDDLSMEQQKFQYYYRNLSRQQAQQQSWLQKRRSENMARKAAGEDPLPEEDPSNPIFKPIPEPPRLDSFLITNQISNYCNQINGVAGQSFSKLYLMKALHEN, encoded by the exons ATGGCGCAGC CTGTTCGGTCGTTTCTGCAAGTGGCGGTTACGGAGGAAGTGGCGTCTCCGCTTCGTGTCGTGCAAATTGAAGGATTG GCTATGCTAAAGATTATCAAGCACTGCAAGGAGTTTTCACCTTCCCTTGTGACAGGTCAACTCCTTGGGTTAGACGTTGGCAGTGTGCTTGAAGTAACTAACTGTTTTCCCTTCCCC ATCCGGGAGGAAGATGAGGAGATTGAAGCAGAAGGTGCTAACTATCAACTTGAGATGATGAGATGTTTGAGGGAGGTTAATGTTGACAATAACACTGTCGGATG GTACCAGTCAACATTACTAGGATCCTATCAGACTGTGGAGCTAATAGAGACTTTCATGAATTACCAG GAGAATATCAAGCGTTGTGTGTGCATCATTTACGATCCCTCCAAGTCCAACCAAGGTGTCTTAGCACTGAAGGCCCTAAAGCTTTCTGATTCCTTCATGGATCTTTACCGCAACAATAACCTTACTGGAGAGAA GTTgcgggagaaaaatctgtcaTGGGTGGATATTTTTGAGGAGATTCCG ATTAAGGTCTCCAATTCTGCTCTAATTAGTGCCTTCATGACTGAACTTGAGGCCGACACACCTGTCACCCAG TGTGATTATGACAGGCTGCAGTTATCGACTAATCCATTTATGGAGAGAAATGTCGAATTCTTGATTGAATGCATGGATGATTTGTCAATGGAACAGCAGAAG TTCCAGTATTACTACAGAAATTTATCACGTCAGCAGGCACAGCAGCAATCATGGCTGCAGAAGAGAAG GTCTGAGAACATGGCGCGAAAAGCTGCAGGAGAAGATCCATTGCCTGAGGAGGATCCTTCAAATCCAATATTTAAGCCGATTCCAGAGCCACCTCGGCTGGATAGTTTCCTCATAACAAATCAAATTTCCAACTACTGCAACCAAATTAATGG TGTTGCTGGACAAAGTTTTAGCAAGCTTTATTTGATGAAAGCTTTGCATGAGAATTAG
- the LOC108198013 gene encoding uncharacterized protein LOC108198013, whose amino-acid sequence MPATATLIGALLGFSTQIYSNALRKLPLMRHPWEHVLGMGIGSVAVNQLVKWEVKLDEDLDKMLEKAKAANERRYFDEDDD is encoded by the exons ATGCCGGCGACTGCGACGTTGATCGGAGCTCTTCTCGGCTTCAGCACCCAAATCTACTCAAACGCCCTCCGCAAACTCCCCTTAATGCGCC ATCCATGGGAGCATGTTTTGGGGATGGGAATTGGGTCAGTTGCTGTGAATCAGTTGGTTAAGTGGGAAGTTAAGCTTGATGAAGATCTCGATAAAATGCTCGAGAAAGCCAAGGCTGCTAATGAGCGCCGTTATTTTG ATGAAGACGATGATTAG